The Dama dama isolate Ldn47 chromosome 28, ASM3311817v1, whole genome shotgun sequence genome has a window encoding:
- the GJA10 gene encoding gap junction alpha-10 protein yields the protein MGDWNLLGGILEEVHSHSTMVGKIWLTILFIFRMLILGVAAEDVWDDEQSAFACNTQQPVYMGHALYRLRAFEKERQRKKSQLRAQMENPELELEDQQRMDRELRKLEEQKRIQKVPLKGCLLRTYVLHVLTRSLLEVGFMVGQYILYGFQMHPLYKCTQPPCPNAVDCFVSRPTEKTIFMLFMHSIAAISLFLNILEIFHLGIRKIMRALYDKSSSKGIEDDRRPPFHLKKHSVTQQCMTCSPFPEKISLLQANNQQQVIRVNVPNSKTTWHIPQPRQLDVDPCYSKKDWAEKNQHNGQLHVHSPCPWDDGARIQHPGQQPDQSSFGLQTVRPHSWLGTRMAPRHCPPHTTGPWEQSQDRQPSEGPLADLHSHCRHSDGSRRDSRVQEARDRPYPGSRKASFLSRLFSEKGQLYGDSGSSSSPNSSCQGFPHRESSPSLLPSDPGRRTSMNMLLELSSIMKK from the exons ATGGGGGATTGGAACTTATTGGGTGGCATCTTAGAGGAAGTTCACTCCCACTCAACCATGGTGGGGAAAATCTGGCTGACCATCCTCTTCATTTTCCGAATGCTGATACTTGGTGTGGCTGCTGAAGATGTCTGGGATGACGAACAGTCAGCATTTGCCTGCAACACCCAGCAGCCAG TATATATGGGCCATGCACTGTATAGACTCAGGGCCTTTgaaaaggaaaggcagaggaagaagtcACAGCTTAGAGCCCAGATGGAGAATCCAGAGCTTGAATTGGAGGATCAGCAAAGGATGGAtagagaactgaggaaattagAGGAGCAGAAGAGGATCCAAAAAGTCCCGCTGAAAGGATGTCTGCTGCGTACTTATGTCTTACACGTCTTGACCAGATCTCTGCTGGAAGTAGGGTTCATGGTAGGGCAATATATTCTCTATGGGTTTCAAATGCACCCTCTTTACAAATGCACTCAACCTCCTTGCCCCAATGCAGTGGATTGCTTCGTGTCCAGGCCCACAGAGAAGaccattttcatgctctttatgcaCAGCATTGCAGCCATCTCTTTGTTTCTCAACATACTGGAAATATTTCATCTGGGCATCAGGAAAATCATGAGGGCGCTTTATGACAAATCCAGCAGTAAGGGCATTGAGGATGACAGGAGACCTCCATTCCATTTGAAAAAACATTCAGTGACCCAGCAGTGTATGACTTGCTCTCCTTTCCCTGAGAAAATCTCCCTCCTTCAAGCCAACAATCAACAGCAAGTGATCCGAGTCAATGTGCCGAATTCTAAAACGACGTGGCATATCCCACAGCCCAGGCAACTTGACGTAGACCCTTGCTATAGTAAAAAAGACTGGGCTGAGAAAAATCAGCACAACGGACAGCTCCATGTCCACAGCCCGTGTCCCTGGGACGACGGTGCTAGAATTCAGCACCCAGGACAGCAGCCAGACCAGTCTTCATTCGGCTTGCAGACTGTAAGGCCTCACTCCTGGCTAGGTACAAGGATGGCTCCTAGGCATTGTCCACCACATACAACAGGGCCCTGGGAGCAGTCCCAGGACCGACAGCCCTCAGAGGGACCTCTTGCAGACTTGCACAGTCACTGCAGACACAGCGACGGCAGCAGGAGAGACAGCAGGGTCCAAGAGGCAAGAGACAGACCTTACCCCGGCAGCCGCAAGGCCAGCTTCCTGTCCAGACTGTTTTCTGAGAAGGGACAGCTGTACGGGGACTCAGGAAGCTCCAGTTCTCCAAACAGCTCTTGCCAGGGCTTTCCACACCGGGAAAGCAGCCCCTCACTGCTGCCTTCAGACCCCGGGCGAAGGACATCCATG